A DNA window from Leptospira montravelensis contains the following coding sequences:
- a CDS encoding type II toxin-antitoxin system MqsA family antitoxin → MKDKKWIDCPVCGETNSMVFKTDVSENFNIKDYGNLKINHIEGYYCKNCKDGILTRKSQNHINAAIAEFKAKKDAEVTVAADLISVDEMAKKLKLSRQSIHKMMNIGKIRYVFVGDIRLPLKNQKVSHK, encoded by the coding sequence ATGAAAGATAAAAAATGGATCGATTGTCCTGTCTGTGGTGAAACAAATTCTATGGTTTTCAAAACTGATGTCTCTGAAAATTTCAATATTAAAGATTATGGAAACCTTAAAATAAATCACATAGAAGGTTACTATTGCAAAAATTGCAAAGACGGAATTCTTACAAGAAAATCTCAGAATCACATTAATGCTGCAATTGCTGAATTTAAAGCTAAAAAAGATGCAGAGGTTACCGTTGCTGCGGATCTCATTAGTGTTGATGAAATGGCAAAGAAGTTAAAATTGTCTCGCCAATCTATTCATAAAATGATGAACATTGGAAAAATCAGATATGTTTTCGTTGGCGATATTAGATTGCCTTTAAAAAACCAAAAAGTCTCTCATAAATAA
- a CDS encoding type II toxin-antitoxin system MqsR family toxin, with the protein MEKRVCHYPLKKIKELIIEGKFSITKNAQKTAIEQFGYGETEIINEVLNLHNSDFFKSMTSHNNHLLWHDVYKKESNNYKLYIKIQISNSNTLVISFKGDENI; encoded by the coding sequence AAAGATCAAAGAACTGATAATCGAGGGAAAATTTTCTATTACAAAAAATGCTCAAAAGACGGCTATTGAACAATTTGGATATGGTGAGACTGAAATTATTAATGAAGTTCTCAATTTACATAATTCAGACTTTTTTAAATCAATGACTTCTCATAATAATCATTTGCTCTGGCACGATGTTTACAAAAAAGAAAGCAATAATTATAAACTTTATATTAAAATCCAAATTTCGAACAGTAATACTTTAGTTATTTCTTTTAAAGGAGATGAAAACATATGA